A single window of Agromyces aureus DNA harbors:
- a CDS encoding LLM class flavin-dependent oxidoreductase yields MHYGHDLQFGTFITPRNDPPHAAVRLAELSEASGYDLVTFQDHPYQPAFHDTQTLLTWVAARTERIHVAANVANVPLRPPAVLARAAASLDLLSGGRFDLALGAGGFWDPIAAMGGVKLTPGQAVDALSEAIDVIRGTWDVDEHARFVVDGTYHHVNGAKRGPAPAHNIPIWIGALKPRMLRLIGRKGDGWLPSLGYLQPGDLERGNRTIDEAALAAGRDPREIRRLLNIGGRFTSGRSGGQAGVKVTSFDGPAEQWVEQLLPYVLEDGIGTFVLASDDPGTIAHFGEEVAPALREAVAAELGRAGAGTGAGAVGGAAGGDQGTTTDAAGGRIVASAGQVRSSAVRAKRRDGIDYDAVPPSLAAHAIEPGDAGYSRVKSTYMRGGSPGIVLQPGDPEQVAEALAFARRHADVPFGVRSGGHGISGRSTNDGGIVLDLSRLNAMRVLDADRRLVRVEAGARWMDVAAFLSPHGWALSSGDYGGVGVGGLATAGGIGWLVREHGLTIDHVRAVELVLADGSIVRADATQHPDLFWAVRGAGANIGVATAFEFEVDEVGEVGFAQLAFDASDTAGFLQAWGDWVVDSPRDLTSFLLMGGPRPGQPPVAQVMAVIDSNDPDTILARLQPLAEVAPLVGQEVRLTTYEAVISNASDAAHAGQGEPMAKSGLIGRITPEFARDAAAFLESGATYFFQIRAAGGAVHDVPADATAYGHREAEFSVAAMGSPRHGTSATWNELMAPHMSGAYLSFETEQGPEQLAAAYPPATLERLREIKRRVDPDNLFRDNANIA; encoded by the coding sequence ATGCACTACGGCCACGACCTGCAGTTCGGAACCTTCATCACGCCGAGGAACGACCCGCCGCACGCGGCCGTGCGCCTGGCCGAACTCAGCGAAGCGTCGGGGTACGACCTCGTGACGTTCCAGGACCACCCGTACCAGCCGGCGTTCCACGACACGCAGACGCTGCTCACCTGGGTCGCCGCTCGCACCGAGCGCATCCACGTCGCCGCCAATGTCGCGAACGTGCCGCTGCGCCCGCCGGCCGTGCTGGCCCGCGCGGCGGCGAGCCTCGACCTGCTCTCGGGCGGCCGCTTCGACCTCGCGCTCGGCGCCGGCGGCTTCTGGGACCCGATCGCGGCCATGGGCGGCGTCAAGCTCACCCCAGGGCAGGCGGTCGACGCGCTCTCGGAGGCGATCGACGTGATCCGCGGCACGTGGGACGTCGACGAGCACGCCCGGTTCGTGGTCGACGGCACCTACCACCACGTCAACGGTGCGAAGCGCGGCCCGGCTCCCGCCCACAACATCCCGATCTGGATCGGCGCGCTGAAGCCGCGCATGCTGCGCCTCATCGGCCGCAAGGGCGACGGCTGGCTGCCCTCGCTCGGCTACCTGCAGCCCGGCGACCTCGAGCGCGGCAACCGGACCATCGATGAGGCCGCGCTCGCCGCGGGCCGCGACCCACGAGAGATCCGACGCCTGCTGAACATCGGCGGCCGGTTCACGAGCGGGCGCAGCGGCGGCCAAGCGGGTGTCAAGGTCACGAGCTTCGACGGACCCGCCGAGCAGTGGGTCGAGCAGCTGCTCCCGTACGTGCTCGAAGACGGCATCGGCACGTTCGTCCTCGCGAGCGACGACCCGGGCACCATCGCGCACTTCGGCGAGGAGGTCGCTCCCGCGCTGCGCGAGGCGGTCGCGGCCGAGCTCGGTCGCGCGGGTGCGGGCACAGGTGCGGGTGCAGTCGGCGGCGCCGCGGGCGGCGATCAGGGCACGACGACGGATGCCGCGGGCGGCCGCATCGTCGCCTCCGCCGGCCAGGTGCGCAGCTCGGCCGTGCGTGCGAAGCGCCGCGACGGCATCGACTACGACGCCGTGCCGCCCTCGCTCGCGGCGCACGCGATCGAGCCGGGCGACGCGGGCTACTCGCGCGTGAAGTCGACGTACATGCGCGGCGGCTCGCCGGGCATCGTGCTGCAGCCGGGCGACCCGGAACAGGTCGCCGAGGCGCTCGCGTTCGCGCGCCGCCACGCCGACGTGCCGTTCGGCGTGCGCAGCGGCGGCCACGGCATCAGCGGCCGCTCGACGAACGACGGCGGCATCGTGCTCGACCTCTCGCGCCTGAACGCGATGCGCGTGCTCGACGCCGACCGTCGTCTCGTGCGCGTCGAGGCGGGCGCCCGCTGGATGGACGTCGCCGCGTTCCTCTCCCCGCACGGCTGGGCCCTGAGCTCGGGCGACTACGGGGGAGTCGGCGTGGGCGGCCTCGCAACGGCGGGCGGCATCGGCTGGCTCGTGCGCGAGCACGGCCTCACGATCGACCACGTGCGCGCCGTCGAGCTCGTGCTGGCCGACGGGTCGATCGTGCGGGCCGACGCCACGCAGCATCCGGATCTCTTCTGGGCCGTGCGCGGTGCTGGTGCGAACATCGGCGTGGCGACCGCCTTCGAGTTCGAGGTCGACGAGGTCGGCGAGGTGGGCTTCGCGCAGCTCGCGTTCGATGCGAGCGACACCGCCGGGTTCCTGCAGGCGTGGGGCGACTGGGTCGTCGACTCGCCGCGCGACCTCACGAGCTTCCTGCTCATGGGCGGCCCGCGCCCCGGCCAGCCGCCGGTCGCGCAGGTCATGGCCGTGATCGACTCGAACGACCCCGACACGATCCTCGCCCGGCTGCAGCCGCTCGCCGAGGTCGCGCCGCTCGTCGGACAGGAGGTGCGGCTCACCACGTACGAGGCCGTCATCTCCAACGCGTCGGATGCCGCGCACGCCGGGCAGGGCGAGCCGATGGCCAAGTCGGGGCTCATCGGCCGCATCACGCCCGAGTTCGCCCGCGACGCGGCCGCGTTCCTCGAGAGCGGTGCGACGTACTTCTTCCAGATCCGCGCGGCCGGCGGCGCCGTGCACGACGTCCCGGCGGATGCCACGGCCTACGGCCACCGCGAGGCCGAGTTCTCGGTCGCGGCCATGGGCTCGCCGCGGCACGGCACGAGCGCGACGTGGAACGAGCTCATGGCCCCGCACATGTCGGGCGCCTACCTGAGCTTCGAGACCGAGCAGGGCCCTGAGCAGCTCGCCGCCGCCTACCCGCCCGCCACGCTCGAGCGCCTGCGCGAGATCAAGCGGCGGGTCGACCCCGACAACCTCTTCCGCGACAACGCGAACATCGCGTAG
- a CDS encoding pyridoxal phosphate-dependent decarboxylase family protein, with protein MDTDHRIAPGSAPADPTRMHAFTDETEAIVDLVLDYSRRRMLSEDTPLDKPFSPAELNRLAGRTIDEQGIGARRALAIFEHVLAPACITTDHPQYLSFIPIAPTNAASAFDLVVSASAIYGGSWLEGSGAVHAENEVLRWLSNEFGLPEGSGGVFVQGGTLGNLSALVAAREAARARLAETDPAASAPRWKVVCSAEAHSSIASAARVMDVDIVKVSPGPDGQLRGNAVRDALEEHGASVFAVVATGGSTNFGIVDDVASIAALKDDYDFWLHIDGAYGLAAMLSPLARDRFEGVGRADSVIVDPHKWLFAPFDACALIYRDPNRGRAAHTQHAEYLDTLTETTEWSPSDYAIHLTRRPRGLPMWFSLATYGGGAYREAIGSSLQLAQDIAAEIRRRPGFSLVRDPQLSVVVFERDGWTREQYAAWSAKLLDDQLAFVTPSSHLGRPNTRFAIVNPLTTFEQLVAILDTME; from the coding sequence ATGGACACCGACCACCGCATCGCCCCCGGTTCGGCACCGGCCGACCCCACTCGCATGCACGCCTTCACCGACGAGACGGAGGCGATCGTCGACCTCGTGCTCGACTACTCGCGCCGACGCATGCTCTCGGAGGACACCCCGCTCGACAAGCCCTTCTCCCCCGCCGAGCTCAACCGCCTCGCCGGCCGCACGATCGACGAGCAGGGCATCGGCGCGCGCCGGGCCCTCGCGATCTTCGAGCACGTGCTCGCCCCGGCCTGCATCACGACCGACCACCCCCAGTACCTCTCGTTCATCCCGATCGCGCCGACGAACGCCGCGTCGGCGTTCGACCTGGTCGTCTCGGCCTCGGCGATTTACGGCGGTTCTTGGCTCGAGGGCTCGGGCGCCGTGCACGCCGAGAACGAGGTGCTGCGCTGGCTCTCCAACGAGTTCGGACTGCCCGAGGGCTCGGGCGGCGTGTTCGTGCAGGGCGGCACCCTCGGCAACCTCTCGGCGCTCGTCGCGGCCCGCGAAGCGGCCCGCGCCCGTCTCGCGGAGACCGACCCCGCGGCATCCGCCCCTCGCTGGAAGGTCGTCTGCAGCGCCGAGGCGCACTCCTCGATCGCCTCGGCCGCCCGCGTCATGGACGTCGACATCGTGAAGGTCTCGCCCGGACCCGACGGACAGCTGCGCGGGAACGCGGTGCGCGACGCGCTCGAGGAGCACGGGGCATCCGTCTTCGCCGTCGTCGCCACGGGCGGCTCGACGAACTTCGGCATCGTCGACGACGTCGCGTCGATCGCCGCCCTGAAGGACGACTACGACTTCTGGCTGCACATCGACGGCGCCTACGGGCTCGCCGCGATGCTCTCGCCGCTCGCGCGCGACCGGTTCGAGGGCGTCGGGCGCGCCGACTCGGTCATCGTCGATCCGCACAAGTGGCTCTTCGCGCCGTTCGACGCGTGCGCGCTCATCTACCGCGATCCGAACCGCGGCCGCGCGGCGCACACGCAGCACGCCGAGTACCTCGACACCCTCACCGAGACGACCGAGTGGAGCCCGTCGGACTACGCGATCCACCTCACGCGGCGCCCCCGCGGCCTGCCGATGTGGTTCTCGCTCGCGACCTACGGCGGCGGCGCCTACCGCGAGGCCATCGGCTCGTCGCTGCAGCTCGCGCAGGACATCGCCGCCGAGATCCGCCGACGCCCGGGCTTCTCGCTCGTGCGCGATCCGCAGCTCTCGGTCGTCGTGTTCGAGCGCGACGGCTGGACCCGCGAGCAGTACGCCGCCTGGTCGGCGAAGCTCCTCGACGACCAGCTCGCCTTCGTCACGCCGAGCTCGCACCTCGGCCGCCCGAACACGCGCTTCGCGATCGTGAACCCGCTGACCACGTTCGAGCAGCTGGTCGCCATTCTCGACACCATGGAATGA
- a CDS encoding phospholipase D-like domain-containing protein produces the protein MPVVIGGVELHLGPTSVGGPDDLDLAIREFLAGARHTLAIAVQEVDSRPIAEAIVDATKRGVRVRLILEGDYLTEDKAIADPWNTAGAHDENRFLLAALLKSRVDVVSDLNPKIFHQKFIVRDAGEPTAAVLTGSTNFTRTDTGTNATTGPGKGQNLNHVVVLRGRKPAADYLVEFERMRSGTFGDLHERVEPKPSEFGLPAVRIKPLFAPRHGPEMEIMKQMLKAKTSIDFAMFTFAQSSGIDDTMIRLRPLVARMRGVLDRGQGAAKWAATKGLAGGAVELYTTKLGTGVRKLHHKLMVIDERVLIVGSFNYTAPANTLNDENIVVIGDLEEPEGTPTDVAQRALATYALTEIDRIIDELAEPIAV, from the coding sequence ATGCCGGTCGTCATCGGCGGAGTCGAACTGCATCTCGGGCCGACCTCGGTCGGAGGGCCCGACGACCTCGACCTCGCGATCCGCGAGTTCCTCGCCGGAGCCAGGCACACGCTCGCGATCGCCGTGCAGGAGGTCGACTCGCGCCCGATCGCCGAGGCCATCGTCGACGCCACGAAGCGCGGCGTGCGCGTGCGCCTCATCCTCGAGGGCGACTACCTCACCGAGGACAAGGCCATCGCCGACCCGTGGAACACCGCGGGCGCTCACGACGAGAACCGCTTCCTGCTCGCCGCGCTGCTGAAGTCGCGCGTCGACGTGGTCAGCGACCTGAACCCCAAGATCTTCCATCAGAAGTTCATCGTGCGCGACGCGGGGGAGCCGACCGCGGCCGTGCTCACCGGCTCGACGAACTTCACGCGCACCGACACGGGCACCAACGCGACCACCGGGCCGGGCAAGGGCCAGAACCTCAACCACGTCGTCGTGCTGCGCGGCCGCAAGCCCGCCGCCGACTACCTCGTCGAATTCGAGCGCATGCGCTCCGGCACGTTCGGGGACCTGCACGAGCGCGTCGAGCCCAAGCCCTCTGAGTTCGGGCTGCCCGCCGTGCGCATCAAGCCGCTCTTCGCCCCGAGGCACGGCCCCGAGATGGAGATCATGAAGCAGATGCTGAAGGCGAAGACCTCGATCGACTTCGCGATGTTCACGTTCGCGCAGTCCTCGGGCATCGACGACACGATGATCCGGCTGCGACCGCTCGTGGCGCGCATGCGCGGCGTGCTCGACCGCGGGCAGGGCGCGGCCAAGTGGGCGGCCACCAAGGGGCTCGCGGGCGGGGCCGTCGAGCTCTACACGACGAAGCTCGGCACGGGCGTGCGCAAGCTGCACCACAAGCTCATGGTGATCGACGAACGCGTGCTCATCGTCGGCAGCTTCAACTACACGGCACCGGCCAACACCCTGAACGACGAGAACATCGTCGTGATCGGCGACCTCGAAGAGCCCGAGGGCACACCGACGGATGTCGCGCAGCGGGCGCTCGCGACCTACGCGCTCACCGAGATCGACCGCATCATCGACGAGCTCGCCGAGCCGATCGCCGTGTGA
- a CDS encoding SCO7613 C-terminal domain-containing membrane protein, with product MASTWSEQSAAYLTATTECPRCRAALASAVCANCGADLRGPEAIAVHEVSQRAASALLERERLIGALPTVAPLPVASPPAAPPAPAPVAVPVAVAPVTNPAAVPAAAYTAAPSASGGPAAAATAAPAATTGAPAASAPRAESQTSVQSVLAVAGAGLFAVAAIVFTFLNPEVTQVVRTLVTVGVTIVFLVVAWLLRLRGVLFSAEAIGALGMVFLALDVQALADVAPPGVSGWVFASLGTLVASAIMLGVSLATRMRTWFWSALVGLVLTPVFLGYSTAEFEFGFAWAHVAAAAVALAANLLVSRAAARFGGALRTERVTLTVLQLVATFIVLVQVPFLGNTPEREIGRILLLLALGACALVAVGTGARRFWSAFGGVLCASAVTITPLLLVNVLDDATWQLTLIPLAAAVALAIASFVPNVGGVLAQPLRAGALGVLLASASVGVYLLVLAAARVGVMFVGSLPEPGEATKRLQAEDLFTGVASTWALAGLLGVVAAAIGVGVLAWRTRRDRLAGIGTWSGTGFAALGLWLAGVAVLQFVAWPELLIVTQVALGIGVAVLAALAVVLPVSPISRAPMTIRAPFITAAHLTLLVAALLSWADAAITVPLGAVIVVVLLLVGRTVPAPFRVVHLAIAYAYALVLLATALGRAGVETIAVLCLTTTTAALVALAATLVRRVDARSWYAILVVTLVPFLVGIVTVLVERSGWTALSTAVIAALAVALVFTRRPGLNRFVRSAAAALIVPAVSVVVVCLGAATLDMSGSPVALPIIAALIAIALPLTVVLERTMLRSGIAAADAASARLWFEVGALVSAAVTVLLALVRDAAGLGTTAVVLVVLGLGAAAVRVVAGRHYGWWLASASWTGALWCLWALEGVAVIEPYTLPPAVAAITVATILIARRGRGYALLASGLAVAVLPSLVALAALGSESDVAPWRTLGLFAGAMLLLGAGAVLALGSGERMVRLRAVRPLVFATAIVAASAGAIQGVRWALGADVATWTTPVMGQVLAVAVLAAVLAGLGAVGLDHAALSAPSRADGADAGVGRLLAPSRWFGAPAFVYLAVGPIFATQRDWFSIWTLWGLMAALLVTAVVAVARDRRSEPVLPPFWFVYALAWAAGVSGWSQRDLRVETFSLPLGLAVLVAGILCLRPRPEWRTPRATLDSWPVGFRGSWRLLGPGIVLTLLPSVLATATDPQLYRPIMVIAFALVLILVGSARKLAAPFILGLVVLPIENIVVFAAQIDRTVGAMPWWITLATAGAVLLAIAVGAERKTTQGKGVAARLRELE from the coding sequence ATGGCGTCCACGTGGAGTGAACAGTCGGCGGCCTACCTCACCGCCACCACCGAGTGCCCCCGATGCAGGGCGGCCCTCGCCTCCGCGGTGTGCGCGAACTGCGGCGCAGACCTGCGGGGGCCTGAGGCCATCGCGGTGCACGAGGTCTCGCAGCGCGCGGCGTCGGCGCTGCTCGAGCGGGAGCGGCTGATCGGGGCGCTGCCCACCGTGGCACCCCTGCCGGTCGCCTCTCCTCCCGCCGCGCCTCCCGCCCCCGCACCGGTCGCGGTGCCGGTCGCCGTCGCGCCGGTCACGAACCCTGCTGCCGTGCCGGCGGCCGCGTACACCGCTGCCCCGAGTGCGTCGGGCGGCCCCGCAGCTGCGGCCACCGCGGCGCCGGCGGCCACGACCGGCGCGCCCGCGGCATCCGCCCCTCGCGCCGAGAGCCAGACGAGCGTGCAGTCGGTGCTCGCGGTGGCCGGCGCAGGCCTCTTCGCCGTGGCCGCGATCGTCTTCACGTTCCTCAACCCCGAGGTCACGCAGGTCGTGCGCACGCTCGTGACCGTCGGCGTGACGATCGTGTTCCTCGTGGTGGCGTGGCTGCTGCGCCTGCGCGGCGTGCTGTTCTCGGCCGAGGCCATCGGCGCGCTCGGCATGGTGTTCCTCGCGCTCGACGTGCAGGCCCTCGCCGACGTCGCCCCGCCGGGGGTGAGCGGGTGGGTGTTCGCCTCGCTCGGCACGCTCGTCGCCTCCGCGATCATGCTCGGCGTGAGCCTCGCCACGCGCATGCGCACGTGGTTCTGGTCGGCGCTCGTCGGGCTGGTGCTCACGCCGGTGTTCCTTGGCTACTCGACCGCGGAGTTCGAGTTCGGGTTCGCCTGGGCGCACGTCGCCGCCGCTGCCGTCGCCCTCGCCGCGAACCTGCTCGTGTCGCGGGCGGCCGCCCGGTTCGGCGGTGCGCTCCGCACCGAGCGCGTGACGCTGACGGTGCTGCAACTCGTCGCGACGTTCATCGTGCTCGTGCAGGTGCCGTTCCTCGGTAACACGCCCGAACGCGAGATCGGGCGCATCCTCCTGCTGCTCGCGCTCGGCGCCTGCGCGCTCGTGGCCGTCGGCACCGGCGCCCGCCGTTTCTGGAGCGCGTTCGGCGGCGTGCTGTGCGCGAGCGCCGTGACGATCACGCCCCTCCTGCTCGTCAACGTGCTCGACGACGCGACGTGGCAGCTCACGCTGATCCCGCTCGCGGCGGCGGTCGCGCTCGCGATCGCGTCGTTCGTGCCGAACGTCGGCGGCGTGCTGGCCCAGCCGCTGCGAGCCGGCGCGCTCGGCGTGCTGCTCGCGAGCGCGAGCGTCGGGGTCTACCTCCTCGTGCTCGCGGCTGCCCGCGTCGGGGTGATGTTCGTCGGCTCCCTGCCCGAACCCGGCGAAGCGACGAAGCGCCTTCAGGCCGAGGACCTCTTCACCGGAGTGGCGTCGACGTGGGCGCTCGCCGGACTGCTCGGCGTCGTCGCCGCCGCGATCGGCGTCGGGGTGCTCGCCTGGCGCACCCGCCGCGACCGACTGGCCGGCATCGGCACCTGGAGTGGCACCGGGTTCGCGGCCCTCGGCCTCTGGCTCGCCGGCGTCGCCGTGCTGCAGTTCGTCGCCTGGCCCGAACTGCTCATCGTGACCCAGGTGGCGCTGGGCATCGGCGTCGCGGTGCTCGCCGCGCTCGCCGTCGTCCTGCCCGTCTCGCCGATCTCGCGGGCCCCGATGACCATCCGGGCGCCGTTCATCACGGCGGCGCACCTGACACTGCTCGTCGCCGCGCTGCTGAGCTGGGCCGACGCGGCCATCACCGTGCCGCTCGGCGCCGTCATCGTCGTGGTGCTCCTGCTCGTCGGCCGCACGGTGCCCGCACCGTTCCGAGTGGTGCACCTCGCGATCGCGTACGCCTACGCGCTCGTCCTGCTCGCCACGGCCCTCGGCCGCGCCGGGGTCGAGACGATCGCCGTGCTCTGCCTCACCACCACGACCGCCGCGCTCGTCGCCCTGGCCGCGACCCTCGTGCGACGCGTCGATGCCCGCTCCTGGTACGCGATCCTCGTCGTCACGCTCGTGCCGTTCCTCGTGGGCATCGTCACGGTGCTCGTCGAGCGCAGCGGATGGACCGCCCTCTCGACCGCCGTCATCGCCGCGCTCGCCGTGGCGCTCGTCTTCACCCGGCGCCCCGGACTCAACCGGTTCGTGCGCTCGGCCGCCGCAGCGCTGATCGTGCCGGCCGTCTCGGTCGTGGTCGTCTGCCTCGGCGCCGCGACGCTCGACATGAGCGGCTCGCCCGTCGCGCTGCCGATCATCGCCGCCCTGATCGCCATCGCGCTGCCGCTCACCGTGGTGCTCGAGCGCACGATGCTGCGAAGCGGCATCGCGGCGGCGGATGCCGCATCCGCACGTCTCTGGTTCGAGGTCGGCGCCCTCGTGTCGGCCGCCGTCACCGTGCTGCTCGCCCTCGTGCGCGACGCCGCGGGCCTCGGCACGACGGCCGTCGTGCTCGTCGTGCTCGGACTCGGCGCCGCAGCCGTTCGCGTCGTCGCCGGTCGTCACTACGGCTGGTGGCTCGCCTCCGCGAGCTGGACCGGGGCGCTCTGGTGCCTGTGGGCCCTCGAAGGCGTCGCCGTCATCGAGCCGTACACGCTCCCGCCGGCCGTCGCGGCCATCACCGTGGCCACGATCCTCATCGCGCGACGCGGGCGCGGGTACGCGCTCCTCGCGAGCGGGCTCGCCGTGGCCGTCCTGCCCTCGCTCGTCGCCCTCGCGGCGCTCGGCTCCGAATCCGACGTGGCCCCGTGGCGCACGCTCGGGCTGTTCGCCGGGGCGATGCTGCTGCTCGGCGCCGGCGCCGTGCTCGCCCTCGGATCGGGCGAACGGATGGTGCGGCTTCGCGCGGTGCGTCCGCTCGTGTTCGCGACGGCGATCGTCGCCGCCTCCGCGGGTGCGATCCAGGGTGTGCGGTGGGCGCTCGGCGCCGACGTGGCGACGTGGACCACGCCCGTCATGGGCCAGGTGCTCGCCGTCGCGGTGCTCGCCGCCGTGCTCGCCGGACTCGGCGCGGTGGGGCTCGACCACGCGGCCCTGTCCGCACCGAGCCGTGCCGACGGCGCAGACGCCGGCGTCGGGCGCCTGCTTGCGCCGAGCCGCTGGTTCGGTGCACCGGCGTTCGTGTACCTCGCCGTCGGGCCGATCTTCGCGACCCAGCGCGACTGGTTCTCGATCTGGACCCTCTGGGGGCTCATGGCCGCGCTGCTCGTGACCGCGGTCGTCGCCGTGGCGCGCGATCGCCGCTCCGAGCCGGTGCTGCCGCCGTTCTGGTTCGTCTACGCCCTCGCCTGGGCTGCGGGCGTCTCGGGCTGGAGCCAGCGCGACCTGCGCGTCGAGACGTTCTCGCTGCCGCTCGGCCTCGCGGTGCTCGTCGCCGGCATCCTCTGCCTGCGTCCGCGCCCCGAGTGGCGCACGCCGAGGGCCACGCTCGACTCGTGGCCGGTCGGCTTCCGCGGATCGTGGCGACTGCTCGGGCCCGGCATCGTGCTCACGCTCCTGCCCTCGGTGCTCGCCACGGCCACCGATCCGCAGCTCTACCGGCCGATCATGGTGATCGCGTTCGCGCTCGTGCTGATCCTCGTCGGGTCGGCGCGCAAGCTGGCTGCGCCGTTCATCCTCGGACTCGTCGTGCTGCCCATCGAGAACATCGTCGTGTTCGCCGCCCAGATCGACCGCACGGTCGGGGCGATGCCGTGGTGGATCACACTCGCGACCGCCGGCGCCGTGCTGCTCGCGATCGCCGTGGGCGCCGAGCGCAAGACCACGCAGGGCAAGGGCGTCGCCGCTCGTCTGCGCGAGCTCGAGTAG
- a CDS encoding DNA/RNA non-specific endonuclease: protein MGFDERFLGVGAALPRVSGADAAASVSLDYLHFTVVLDSVRRLARVTGVNIDGASLVDVPRGDDWRFDDRVPEDWQTGPAVYAANDLDRGHLVRRRDPVWGTPEVAARANSDTFHFTNAAPQAGGFNQSEELWLGLEDHVLEHAEANRLRLSVFTAPVLSAGDPPYRGIRIPLRFWKIAAWNQSVDGGEGGELSAAGFVLDQSPLVDTSEVVAPAPGEVPPLGPFRTFQVPIADIAAITGLSMPDLVAADVLPQTVAAAGWRRLDAASDILL, encoded by the coding sequence ATGGGCTTCGATGAACGCTTCCTCGGTGTCGGCGCCGCGCTTCCGCGCGTGAGCGGGGCGGATGCCGCGGCATCCGTCAGCCTCGACTACCTGCACTTCACCGTGGTGCTCGATTCGGTGCGGCGGCTCGCCCGGGTCACGGGCGTGAACATCGACGGGGCGTCGCTCGTCGACGTGCCCCGGGGCGACGACTGGCGGTTCGACGACCGCGTGCCCGAGGACTGGCAGACCGGCCCCGCCGTCTACGCGGCCAACGACCTCGATCGCGGCCACCTCGTGCGTCGCCGCGACCCGGTCTGGGGCACGCCAGAGGTCGCGGCCCGCGCCAACAGCGACACGTTCCACTTCACGAACGCGGCCCCGCAGGCCGGCGGCTTCAACCAGTCCGAAGAGCTGTGGCTCGGCCTCGAAGACCACGTGCTCGAACACGCCGAGGCCAACCGGCTGCGGCTCAGCGTGTTCACCGCACCCGTGCTCTCGGCGGGCGATCCGCCGTACCGCGGCATCCGCATCCCGCTCCGATTCTGGAAGATCGCGGCCTGGAACCAGTCCGTCGACGGCGGTGAGGGCGGCGAGCTCTCAGCTGCGGGCTTCGTGCTCGACCAGTCGCCGCTCGTCGACACGAGCGAGGTCGTCGCGCCGGCGCCCGGCGAGGTGCCGCCGCTCGGGCCGTTCCGCACCTTCCAGGTGCCGATCGCCGACATCGCCGCGATCACGGGCCTGTCGATGCCCGATCTCGTCGCGGCCGACGTGCTGCCGCAGACCGTCGCGGCCGCCGGGTGGCGACGGCTCGACGCGGCATCCGACATCCTGCTCTGA
- a CDS encoding cation diffusion facilitator family transporter: MGDSAAAKPQTGDSLVTVLVALVVNALIALAKSVAAALTGSASMVAEAAHSWADTGNEVLLVIAERRSVRPADARHPLGYGKDAYVWSMFAAFGLFAVGAAVSIQHGIAELLDPEPAGDYVIAYVVLGISFVLEGISFLRAYRQAHSDARRRRVGTLRHVSRSSDPTLRAVFAEDAAALIGLAIAFTGILLHQVTGSPVFDALGSIAVGLLLGIVAVLLIGRNRAFLIGEAVSDEVRDEVLAELLGSPSIERVSFLHMEFVGPGRVLLIAAVDLVGDRSEADAARELRSLEAGLEGDPRVELASLTLAAPGGPALVPHGPG; encoded by the coding sequence GTGGGGGACTCAGCCGCGGCGAAGCCGCAGACCGGCGACTCGCTCGTCACGGTGCTCGTCGCGCTCGTCGTGAACGCGCTCATCGCGCTGGCGAAGTCGGTCGCCGCTGCGCTCACCGGGTCTGCCTCGATGGTCGCCGAGGCTGCGCACTCCTGGGCCGACACCGGCAACGAGGTGCTGCTCGTGATCGCCGAACGGCGATCGGTGCGGCCGGCCGACGCGCGACATCCGCTCGGCTACGGCAAGGACGCCTACGTCTGGTCGATGTTCGCGGCCTTCGGCCTCTTCGCGGTCGGCGCGGCCGTCTCGATCCAGCACGGCATCGCGGAACTGCTCGACCCCGAGCCCGCGGGCGACTACGTGATCGCGTACGTCGTGCTCGGCATCTCGTTCGTGCTGGAGGGCATCTCGTTCCTGCGCGCCTACCGGCAGGCGCACTCGGATGCGCGGCGACGACGCGTCGGCACGCTGCGCCACGTGTCGCGCAGTTCGGACCCGACGCTTCGCGCGGTGTTCGCCGAGGATGCCGCGGCCCTCATCGGCCTCGCGATCGCGTTCACCGGGATCCTGCTGCACCAGGTCACGGGCTCGCCGGTGTTCGACGCGCTCGGCTCGATCGCCGTCGGCCTGCTGCTCGGCATCGTGGCGGTGCTGCTCATCGGGCGCAACCGGGCGTTCCTCATCGGCGAGGCCGTCTCCGACGAGGTCCGCGACGAGGTGCTCGCGGAGCTGCTCGGCTCACCGTCGATCGAACGCGTGTCGTTCCTGCACATGGAGTTCGTCGGGCCGGGGCGGGTGCTCCTCATCGCGGCCGTCGATCTCGTGGGCGATCGCAGCGAAGCGGATGCCGCGCGCGAACTCCGATCGCTCGAAGCCGGACTCGAGGGCGACCCGAGGGTCGAGTTGGCGTCGCTGACCCTCGCCGCGCCCGGCGGCCCTGCGCTGGTTCCGCACGGACCCGGCTGA